Proteins encoded by one window of Collimonas fungivorans:
- a CDS encoding heme biosynthesis protein HemY: protein MRFFLRLVALFAVAIGLAVLARYNPGNVVMFFPPYRIDLSLNFFVISLAILFIILYVLIRAIRVTQKLPGRVIGYRRHKRETTANNALRDALKSLFEGRFGQAEKAATRAAELQDNLGVAALIGARAAHRMGQPERRDIWLASIEDDEPLKTARLITTLDLLVDEHKSQDALHAVNELNARGTRHIHALRLALKANQQAKNWPEVLRLVRTLNKHDALHPALSTRLRELAYDGLLSDEAHDAESIIRLWGTVPNEDRTKPFIAMRGAQAFNKSGLHAEARALVEKSLATEWDQRLLAVYRDAAAAEASPELLSQIEHCEHWAVRAPNDPELALTLGTFCFKQKLWGKAQRHLEQALSDAVAPATVREAHLKLGQLHEAIDQQALAAEHYRQCALATTL, encoded by the coding sequence ATGCGATTCTTTCTCCGGCTTGTTGCTCTGTTTGCAGTCGCCATCGGCCTGGCCGTGCTGGCGCGTTACAACCCCGGTAATGTGGTGATGTTTTTCCCGCCGTACCGGATCGACCTGTCGCTGAACTTCTTCGTCATCTCGCTGGCGATCCTGTTCATCATCCTGTACGTGCTGATCCGGGCGATCCGGGTTACGCAGAAATTGCCGGGCCGGGTGATCGGCTACCGCCGCCACAAACGCGAAACCACTGCCAACAACGCCTTGCGCGATGCACTCAAGTCCTTGTTCGAAGGCCGTTTCGGCCAGGCTGAAAAAGCCGCCACGCGCGCTGCCGAACTGCAGGATAACCTGGGCGTGGCAGCCTTGATCGGCGCCCGCGCCGCCCATCGCATGGGGCAGCCGGAACGGCGCGACATCTGGCTGGCCAGCATCGAAGACGACGAGCCGCTGAAAACCGCGCGCCTGATCACCACGCTGGACTTGCTGGTGGACGAGCACAAGTCGCAGGACGCGTTGCATGCCGTGAATGAGCTCAACGCCCGCGGCACGCGCCACATCCACGCCTTGCGGCTGGCGCTGAAAGCCAACCAGCAAGCCAAGAACTGGCCGGAAGTGCTGCGCCTGGTGCGCACCCTGAACAAGCACGATGCCTTGCATCCGGCCTTGTCGACACGCTTGCGCGAGCTGGCTTACGACGGTTTGCTGTCGGACGAAGCGCACGACGCCGAATCGATCATCCGGCTGTGGGGCACGGTGCCGAACGAAGACCGTACCAAGCCCTTCATCGCCATGCGCGGCGCCCAGGCTTTCAACAAGAGCGGTTTGCACGCGGAAGCGCGCGCCCTCGTCGAAAAATCGCTGGCGACAGAATGGGACCAGCGCTTGCTGGCGGTCTATCGTGATGCGGCTGCAGCCGAGGCCTCGCCCGAGCTGCTGTCGCAAATCGAGCATTGCGAACACTGGGCCGTCAGGGCGCCCAACGACCCCGAGCTGGCGCTGACTTTGGGCACGTTCTGCTTCAAGCAAAAATTATGGGGCAAGGCCCAGCGCCACCTGGAGCAGGCTTTGTCGGATGCGGTAGCGCCGGCCACGGTGCGCGAAGCGCATCTGAAACTGGGGCAATTGCACGAGGCGATCGACCAGCAGGCGCTGGCAGCCGAGCATTATCGCCAGTGCGCGCTGGCTACCACGCTATAA